The Camelus dromedarius isolate mCamDro1 chromosome 25, mCamDro1.pat, whole genome shotgun sequence genome has a segment encoding these proteins:
- the CAPZA3 gene encoding F-actin-capping protein subunit alpha-3, producing MSLSVLSRKEKEKVIRRLLIQAPPGEFVNAFDDLCLLIRDEKLMHHQGECAGHQHCQKYSVPLCIDGNAVLLSHHNVLGDYRFFDYQSKLSFKFDLLQNQLKDIQSHGILRNETEYLRAVVLCALKLYVNDHFPSGNCNVLRKTVKSKEFLIACIEDHSYETGDYWNGLWKSKWIFQVNPFLTQVTGRIFVQAHFFRCVNLHVEISKDLKESLEVVNQAQLALNFARLVEEQENTFQAAVLEELQELSNEALRRILRRDLPVTRTLIDWQRILSDLNLVMYPKLGYVIYSRSVLCNWII from the coding sequence ATGTCACTTAGCGTTCTgagtaggaaagagaaagagaaagtaattCGCAGACTGTTGATACAGGCTCCTCCGGGGGAGTTTGTAAATGCTTTTGATGACCTCTGTCTGCTTATCCGTGATGAAAAACTCATGCACCATCAAGGTGAGTGTGCCGGCCACCAACACTGCCAGAAATACTCTGTACCACTCTGCATCGACGGAAACGCAGTGCTCCTGTCTCACCACAATGTCTTGGGGGACTACCGGTTTTTTGACTACCAGAGCAAACTTTCTTTCAAATTCGACCTGCTCCAAAACCAGTTAAAAGACATCCAGAGTCACGGCATCCTTCGGAATGAGACGGAGTACCTGAGGGCTGTTGTTCTGTGCGCCTTAAAACTGTACGTGAACGATCACTTCCCGTCGGGAAACTGCAACGTGCTGAGAAAGACGGTGAAAAGCAAGGAGTTCTTGATCGCTTGCATTGAGGATCACAGCTACGAAACAGGCGACTACTGGAACGGCCTTTGGAAATCGAAATGGATTTTCCAGGTAAACCCATTTCTAACCCAGGTGACCGGAAGGATTTTTGTACAAGCTCACTTCTTCAGGTGTGTCAACCTTCACGTTGAGATCTCCAAGGACCTGAAAGAAAGCTTGGAGGTAGTTAACCAAGCTCAGCTGGCTCTAAATTTTGCGAGGCTTGTGGAAGAGCAAGAGAATACATTTCAAGCTGCTGTCTTAGAAGAATTACAGGAGTTATCAAACGAAGCCCTGAGAAGAATTCTACGGAGAGATCTTCCAGTGACCCGCACGCTTATCGACTGGCAGAGGATACTCTCTGACTTGAATCTGGTGATGTACCCTAAGCTGGGATATGTCATTTATTCAAGAAGTGTGTTATGCAACTGGATAATATAA